GCTATATGGGACAAACGATACTTTGTATGACACATCTACCAAAAAATGGATAGTCAAAAGCCCTGGTTTCTTGGATTCATTAAAATTTATTCATAATATCTATTCACAAGGTCTTGGACCACAATTATCTGTCGTTTTGACAGGGCAAGCTGACCAAACCGTGACTCAGCAAATGATGCCAAAGGAAAAAATAGGAATTGCAATGGACGGCAACTGGATTCCAAGCAACTGGTTGCCAAACGGGCCCGCTCCATGGAAAGAGGGCACCAAAACCTATCAATTAGCTGCGATGCCAACACAAAATGGGCAAGCGCCGGGTGCTACATCCATGTCGGGCGGTTGGGCCCTTTCCATATCGAAACTGTCGAAAAATAAAGATTTGGCTGGGCAGTTCATCGAGTACGCTGTCAATAAAGAAAATGATGAGTGGTATGATATGCATGGTGGAAACTTGTCGCCTCGAACGGATGTGGCGAATGATCCAAAATATCAAAACACACCGGGACAAGAGTTTGGACCTGCAACTCAATTTACTAAATTTACACATTTCCGTCCGGCTAATCCGCAATATCCGTCTGTTTCCACACAAATCCAGGCGGCTGTGGAGTCGGTTGCAACAGGTGCAGCAACGCCGCAACAAGCGATGGATCAGTATGCCGCGAACGTGCAACGGATCGTTGGAGCAAATAACACAGAAACCAAGTGATCGTCAATATTATGATGCAACGCCGTAGAGGTACGGCGTTGCAAATTTAAATATGGAGGTAACGTTATGGAACTGGCTGTTCGCAATTCGACTCGTAAGAATATGCGCCTCAAGCGAAATGGCCATGAATCATTGCGGGCCGCTTTGTTTTTGCTCCCAACGTGGTTGTTGCTGCTCATATTTTTTTTCCTTCCTATTGCACTTACCTTTTATTATGCGTTTACAAACATCTCGTTAACAGGAGCAGCTTCGGCACATACCGAATTTGTCGGTTTTCAAAATTTCACATCCATGTTTAGTGACCCAAGTTTTCGAATGAGCGTAATCAATACCATTGTGTTTCTGCTAGCATCGGCGATCGTTGGCCAGCAAGTATTGGGGCTAATTCTTGCATTACTCATGAATGAAAAGAAGCAGTGGTTCCGAAGTGTGATCGGTTCGTTGGTCATTGCCGGTTGGGTGACGCCGGAAATTGTCGTGGCGTTCATTTGGTTCGCTTTTTTAAGTGATCAAGGAACAGCAAATGTAATGCTTGGATGGCTTGGAATCAAACCGATTCACTGGTTGACAAGTTTTCCTATGGTTAGTGTCATTATTGCAAACATTTGGCACGGAACCGCATTTTCCATGTTGGTGTATCAAGCAGCTCTTGGGGATGTTCCAAAAGAAATCCAAGAGGCAGCGATGATTGATGGGGCACATGGATGGCAACGTTTATGGAGAATTACCTTACCGATGATTCGAAGTTCGATTGTAACGAATATGGTTTTAATTACGCTGCAAACGTTGGGGTTGTTTACATTGATCTACGCATTAACAGGCGGTGGTCCGGGAACAGCAACAGAAACACTGCCGATCTATATGTATCAAGCGGCATTTTCAAGTTATCAACTTGGTTATGGAACTGCTATTTCACTCATTCTTTTATTAATCGGAATTATTTTCAGTGTCGGGTACATTAAAATATCGAAAGTCGATTTATAAAGTAAAGGAGAAATATCCCGTGCAAACATTAAGGTGGAACCGATTTGTGGCGGCTCGAGTCATGCCTTATATCGTTTTGACATTCATAGGAGTCCTGTTTATTCTTCCGCTTTTGTGGATGATTTTTGCCTCCTTTGATAGTCATGCATCGTTAACGGCATCCCTGCCAAAACAATGGACATTTGGCAATTTCGCATCGATTTTTAAAAACCCGGCAAATATCCGTTCATTTGTTAATGGCGGCATTCTTTCATTGGGTCAATCCATTCTTGTCGTTGTCATCGCTGCTCTTGCAGCATATCCGCTGTCAAGATACCAATTAAAATATAAAAAACCGTTTATGTATACCATTTTGTTTGCAACAGGCCTTCCGATTACAGCTGTGATGGTGCCTGTATATGAATTGTTTGTATTTTTTAATTTGCAAGATTCCATTTTTTGGACCATGATCTTTCTGACTGCTTCTTCTCTCCCGTATGCAATTTGGATTATGAAAAATTTTATGGATTCTGTTCCCATGGAGTTGGAGGAAGCGGCATGGGTTGATGGAGCTTCTGTTCTGCAAACTTTGCGCAGAGTCGTTACGCCGCTGATGCTTCCAGGCATCTTTACAGTCGGAATTTTTACGTTTTCCGGAAGTTGGGGGAACTTCTTTGTTCCATTTATCTTGATCCAAAGTCCAACGAAATTGCCTGCATCTGTCAGTATCTATCAATTTTTTGGGCAATACGGGATGGTCCAATATGGACAATTGGCTGCTTTCTCGTTTATCTATACCATTCCTGCAGTACTTTTGTACATCTTGTCACAACGATTCATGTCTGCCGGATTTAATTTTAGCGGAGGAACAAAAGGTTAAAAGTTAGGGGGACATCACATGTTTTGGACGGAAGAAAAATTATCTGCAAGAATCAAGGAATTAAATCGATTCCGGTATCGGGAAATGTTTACTCTTGGTTCCTTTCAATCGCAAGAAGATGAAGAAGGAGCGATAGGGGCTCGTCCACCTTCTGATGGAAATTGGCAAACCATTCAAGTAGGCGATCGTTGGAAAGGTCGGGATCGTTACCTGTGGCTAACTGCAAATGTCGATATACCGGCAACTTGGACCGGTCGTGCCATATTAGGGATCTTTGACTTCGGTAAAACAGGCGGCGGCGGCAATTCCGGTTTCGAGTCCCTGCTGTATGTGAATGGGCGACCGTATCAAGGTGTTGACTCCAATCACCAGGAAGTCTTTCTTCCGGAAGGCTTGATTGGCGGCAAAGTATCTCTGCAATTTCGCTTGTGGTCCGGATTGGAAGGGGGAGGTCAGCCAACTCCGCAAGACCATGAGCTGAAACGTGCGGATTTGGGATGGTTGGACGAAGATGCTGATGATTTGTACTATACTGCAAAAGCGGTGTTGGAAACGGTGCATGTGTTGACAGAATCTCAACCCGAACGGATGGTTTTGTTAACGGCATTGGATCGTTCGTTCCTGCAAATTGATTGGTCGGAACCAGGATCGGAATCCTTCTATGCATCGATTCGCGAAGCGCGTTCTGCTTTTCGTACGGAACTTCAATCCATACAAACGCAACATCCGGTTACCATCTATACGATTGGTCATACACATATCGATGTCGCGTGGTTATGGCGGTTAAAGCATACGCGGGAAAAAGCGGCTCGGTCTTTTTCAACAGTTTTACGTTTGATGGAAAAATTCCCGGAGTATATCTTCTTGCAAACGCAGCCCCAATTATACGAGTATATAAAAAATGACTATCCTGAAATTTATGAAAAAATCAAAGACCGAGTTCAAGAAGGACGTTGGGAAGCAGGCGGTGCCATGTGGCTGGAAGCCGATTGCAATTTGACATCCGGCGAATCGTTGGTACGACAAATTTTGATGGGCACACGCTTTTTCCGGGATGAATTTGGTGTAGAATGCAAGTATTTATGGCTGCCAGATGTGTTCGGGTATAGCTGGGCATTGCCGCAAATTTTAAAAAAATCCGGTATTGATACGTTTATGACAACAAAAATCAGTTGGAACCAATACAACCGTATGCCGCACGATACATTTAAGTGGCGGGGAATGGATGGAACGGAAGTTTTAACACATTTTATCACAACGCCAGAAGTCGAAAATCCGGATAAGTGGTGGTACACCTATAATGGACAAATCACGCCTGTAACCGCACAAGGAATTTGGAAAGTGTATCGTGATAAATCGATTAACCAAGAGTTGCTTCTCTCCTATGGCTACGGAGATGGCGGAGGTGGCGTTAACCGCGAAATGTTGGAAATGCGTCGCCGCTTGGAAGATATGCCTGGATTGCCAAAAGTAGTGACGGGCCGTGCGGATGAATTCTTCAAGAAATTAAATGATTGCATTGAAAAAACGGAGCAGTATGTACACACGTGGGATGGAGAATTGTATCTCGAATACCATCGTGGCACCTATACAAGTCAAGCATACAACAAACGCATGAATCGGAAATTGGAATTGCTCTATCGGGAAACGGAATGGATGAATGTAGTACAGTCTGTTTTCAAATCCGATTGGTCATTGTATCCACAAACGCAATTGAATAACGGTTGGAAAATCATTTTACGCAACCAATTCCATGATATTATCCCCGGTTCTTCGATTCACGAAGTATACCAAGATAGCAAATTGGAATATGCAGAAGCAAATGAAATTGCTGCAAATGAATGGAAAAATTCCGCAAAAACGATTGTTTCGGAACTAGATACAAATACATTCACCGTGTTCAATTCAGCTCCATGGACACGTACGGACCTCGTACACATTCCCATGAAACAAGGAATGGAATATGGAAAGTGGTACCAAGGCGAACATGCATTGTCTGCACAAGTATCGGAAGACGGCTGGCATGTACAAGTACAAAATATGCCATCTATGGGACTTGCCACGATTCGTTTTGAATCCGAACGTAATAGTGAAGAAGATGTTCCATTCGTACTTAAAGAAAATGGATTGGCTACACCTTATTACGAACTGGAATGGAATGAATTCGGTCAACTTGTTCGTATCTTTGATCTAGAGGCTAACCGTGAAGTATTGGCCGATGGTGCAAACGGGAATGTTTTGCAAGTGTTTGAAGACAAACCAAAAATGTTCGAAGCATGGGACATAGATTTGTTCTATCAAGAAAAGAAAAAGGAAATTACACAGCTTCAATCTTGTAAGGTTACGGAGATTGGATCTATTCGTACTGTTGTTCGATTTGAATGGATGTACAAACATTCCACGATTGTTCAAAACTTAGTCGTGTATCGCGACTGTAAACGCATCGATTTCCATACAACGATCGATTGGCATGAAAAACAACAGTTATTGAAGGTGGCATTCCCGGTTGATGTTCGTTCCACGGAAGCCACATATGATATCCAATACGGAAACGTCAAACGTCCGACACATTGGAACACCAGTTGGGATCAGGCAAAATTTGAAACGGTTGGCCATCAATGGGCAGATCTATCGGAACAGGGGTATGGTGTAAGTCTATTGAATGATTGCAAATATGGTCACGATATTAAAGATAATGTGATTCGTCTTTCTCTGATCAAGTCTGCAACATATCCTGACACTCAAGCAGATCAAGGAACACATGTATTTACGTATTCATTATTGCCGCATACAGGTTCTTGGTTTGAAGGAAATACAGTTCAAGAAGCTTGGGCACTGAATAGCCCATTAACATTTGTGCAAGGAAGGTCACCGGAAGAAAAATTTTCTCTTTTCCAAACTGCTGCTAAAAATGTCATGATCGATGCAGTGAAGAAGGCGGAAGACCAAGATCAACTCGTCTTGCGTGTGCATGATTTCTCCGGAGGACGTGGAACTGTTGAAATTTCGAGCGATCTGATCATTCAATTTTGGCAAGAAACCGATCTACTGGAACGTCCTATTGGTGAAATTTCAAATGACTCCAACATCAAATTTGATCTAAAACCATATGAGATTAAGACTTTCTTAATAAATCTCGCCAAGATGTAAAAGAATCGGAGCGTACGAGGAATGAAGAACATGTCATATGCTATTGGAATTGATATAGGCGGGACCAGGGTAGCTATCGGATAGGTTAATAGTTATTAGGAATCTATTATAAACTCTGCATCTATAATGATGAAAGGATGTTGGAGATTTATGAAGTTTAAGATAGCTTTAGGGCAAATTACTCCCGTAACAGCGAACTCGGATGATAATCGTAAAAAAATGGCTCATTATATACAAGAAGCGGCTAATCGGGGAGCTAAATTAATTATTTTTCCCGAATTAGCCCTGACAGGGTATAACTGTGGAGATATATTTTTTAACGTAGCAGAAGAAATTCCGGGAGAAAGTTGCGAGTTTTTTGAAGAGGAAGCTAAAAACCATGAAATCTATATTGTTTGGGGT
Above is a window of Fodinisporobacter ferrooxydans DNA encoding:
- a CDS encoding extracellular solute-binding protein; the encoded protein is MKSLWKKSLNVMLIAALPLSLTACGSSQQTSGTSTKQSSDKVIKVAYQSFGQPPIWVEEWLKKAKTGFEKDHPGVTIQLEPIQASENDFYTKIDLMMKSAGTAPDVVTEDTFLINSDASAGYLAPLNTYVSKWPDWSQFSDAMKAGSTGSDGNVYGVPFSTDTRGLWYDVNIFKKAGLPVPWTPKNWNDIMAAAKTIKEKVPGVVPFYGQVGKATGEATTMQTFEMLLYGTNDTLYDTSTKKWIVKSPGFLDSLKFIHNIYSQGLGPQLSVVLTGQADQTVTQQMMPKEKIGIAMDGNWIPSNWLPNGPAPWKEGTKTYQLAAMPTQNGQAPGATSMSGGWALSISKLSKNKDLAGQFIEYAVNKENDEWYDMHGGNLSPRTDVANDPKYQNTPGQEFGPATQFTKFTHFRPANPQYPSVSTQIQAAVESVATGAATPQQAMDQYAANVQRIVGANNTETK
- a CDS encoding carbohydrate ABC transporter permease → MELAVRNSTRKNMRLKRNGHESLRAALFLLPTWLLLLIFFFLPIALTFYYAFTNISLTGAASAHTEFVGFQNFTSMFSDPSFRMSVINTIVFLLASAIVGQQVLGLILALLMNEKKQWFRSVIGSLVIAGWVTPEIVVAFIWFAFLSDQGTANVMLGWLGIKPIHWLTSFPMVSVIIANIWHGTAFSMLVYQAALGDVPKEIQEAAMIDGAHGWQRLWRITLPMIRSSIVTNMVLITLQTLGLFTLIYALTGGGPGTATETLPIYMYQAAFSSYQLGYGTAISLILLLIGIIFSVGYIKISKVDL
- a CDS encoding carbohydrate ABC transporter permease, producing MPYIVLTFIGVLFILPLLWMIFASFDSHASLTASLPKQWTFGNFASIFKNPANIRSFVNGGILSLGQSILVVVIAALAAYPLSRYQLKYKKPFMYTILFATGLPITAVMVPVYELFVFFNLQDSIFWTMIFLTASSLPYAIWIMKNFMDSVPMELEEAAWVDGASVLQTLRRVVTPLMLPGIFTVGIFTFSGSWGNFFVPFILIQSPTKLPASVSIYQFFGQYGMVQYGQLAAFSFIYTIPAVLLYILSQRFMSAGFNFSGGTKG
- a CDS encoding alpha-mannosidase; this encodes MFWTEEKLSARIKELNRFRYREMFTLGSFQSQEDEEGAIGARPPSDGNWQTIQVGDRWKGRDRYLWLTANVDIPATWTGRAILGIFDFGKTGGGGNSGFESLLYVNGRPYQGVDSNHQEVFLPEGLIGGKVSLQFRLWSGLEGGGQPTPQDHELKRADLGWLDEDADDLYYTAKAVLETVHVLTESQPERMVLLTALDRSFLQIDWSEPGSESFYASIREARSAFRTELQSIQTQHPVTIYTIGHTHIDVAWLWRLKHTREKAARSFSTVLRLMEKFPEYIFLQTQPQLYEYIKNDYPEIYEKIKDRVQEGRWEAGGAMWLEADCNLTSGESLVRQILMGTRFFRDEFGVECKYLWLPDVFGYSWALPQILKKSGIDTFMTTKISWNQYNRMPHDTFKWRGMDGTEVLTHFITTPEVENPDKWWYTYNGQITPVTAQGIWKVYRDKSINQELLLSYGYGDGGGGVNREMLEMRRRLEDMPGLPKVVTGRADEFFKKLNDCIEKTEQYVHTWDGELYLEYHRGTYTSQAYNKRMNRKLELLYRETEWMNVVQSVFKSDWSLYPQTQLNNGWKIILRNQFHDIIPGSSIHEVYQDSKLEYAEANEIAANEWKNSAKTIVSELDTNTFTVFNSAPWTRTDLVHIPMKQGMEYGKWYQGEHALSAQVSEDGWHVQVQNMPSMGLATIRFESERNSEEDVPFVLKENGLATPYYELEWNEFGQLVRIFDLEANREVLADGANGNVLQVFEDKPKMFEAWDIDLFYQEKKKEITQLQSCKVTEIGSIRTVVRFEWMYKHSTIVQNLVVYRDCKRIDFHTTIDWHEKQQLLKVAFPVDVRSTEATYDIQYGNVKRPTHWNTSWDQAKFETVGHQWADLSEQGYGVSLLNDCKYGHDIKDNVIRLSLIKSATYPDTQADQGTHVFTYSLLPHTGSWFEGNTVQEAWALNSPLTFVQGRSPEEKFSLFQTAAKNVMIDAVKKAEDQDQLVLRVHDFSGGRGTVEISSDLIIQFWQETDLLERPIGEISNDSNIKFDLKPYEIKTFLINLAKM